The following are encoded together in the Rana temporaria chromosome 12, aRanTem1.1, whole genome shotgun sequence genome:
- the GGA3 gene encoding ADP-ribosylation factor-binding protein GGA3 codes for MAESEGETLESWLNKATNPCNRQEDWEYIISFCDQINKELEGPQIAVRLLAHKIQSPQEWEAMQALTVLEACMKNCGRRFHGEVGKFRFLNELIKVVSPKYLGDRVSEKVKSKVVGLLYSWTVALPEENKIKDAYQMLKRQGIVLSDPVIPVDHTLIPSPPVRPKNPIFDDDERSKLLARLLKSKNPDDLQEANKLIKSMVKEDEVRMQKASKRVHTLEEVNNNVKLLQEMLTHYSKEESSEGDKELIRELFERCEAKRLTLFKMASETEDNDSSLGDILQTSDNLSRAISLFKKIVEGQDINGELELSETAHSKAEAESSADFSTLIDLGGFESSSPVVDSEPLPVAEKSPSALIPILPPPPIIPTHSHTRSTPIDQALIQMSSASNSVCLLDEELLHLGLDDPPSNGTPELASNAKCDIFQVDSQEIDFFIGSALEPVITKAIPLLAQPAKPIVAPTITSQSTPTAYPPLFNAAPELCTAVAAPASPAGGIVMHELEVLGQQLLQEAKGASAKTTSSSVALNAMPTFSVVKPQNHVTAVTPSSAYCSVPVAPGSFVFPLHQQESPQKGSLISLANVTVPLETIKTSSLLPVTAYDKNGFRILLHFAKDCPPDRPDVLVVVISMLNTAPLPIQNILFQAAVPKTMKVKLQPPSGTEMAAFNPILPPASVTQVMLLANPLKEKVRLRYKLSFTMGEEFGTEVGEVDQFPSPDLWGKL; via the exons ATAAAGCCACAAATCCTTGTAACCGTCAGGAGGATTGGGAATACATTATCAGTTTCTGTGACCAGATAAATAAAGAGCTTGAGGG GCCACAGATTGCTGTCAGACTGTTGGCTCACAAAATCCAATCTCCACAAGAATGGGAAGCTATGCAGGCCCTCACA GTGCTGGAGGCATGTATGAAGAACTGTGGGAGAAGATTCCATGGTGAGGTTGGGAAATTTCGCTTCTTGAATGAGTTAATTAAAGTTGTGTCTCCAAAG TACTTAGGAGACAGAGTGTCGGAGAAAGTGAAGAGCAAAGTGGTGGGCCTTTTGTATAGTTGGACAGTGGCTCTTCCTGAAGAGAACAAAATAAAGGATGCCTATCAGATGCTGAAAAGGCAAG GTATTGTTCTGTCAGACCCAGTAATCCCAGTGGACCACACTTTGATCCCATCACCTCCAGTCCGCCCTAAAAATCCAATTTTTGATGATGATGAGAGATCTAAG TTGTTGGCAAGATTGCTGAAAAGTAAGAATCCAGATGACCTGCAGGAAGCCAACAAGTTGATTAAATCCATGGTAAAAGAG GATGAGGTGAGAATGCAGAAGGCTAGTAAGCGTGTTCACACTCTGGAGGAAGTGAATAATAATGTGAAGCTGCTGCAAGAGATGCTGACACATTACAGCAAAGAAGAGTCATCAGAGGGGGACAAGGAACTTATTAGG GAGCTGTTTGAGAGATGTGAAGCGAAGAGACTCACTTTGTTTAAAATGGCTAGTGAAACTGAAGACAATGATAGTAGCTTGG GGGATATACTCCAGACTAGTGACAATTTATCACGTGCTATTAGTTTGTTCAAGAAGATTGTTGAAGGGCAAGACATCAATGGGGAACTGGAGCTCTCAGAGACCGCGCACAGTAAAG CAGAGGCAGAGTCCAGCGCAGACTTCTCAACACTCATTGATTTAGGAGGGTTCGAGTCTTCTTCACCAGTTGTGGATTCAGAGCCACTTCCTGTAGCAGAAAAGTCTCCATCAGCACTGATTcccatccttcctcctcctccaatcatACCTACGCACTCCCACACGAGATCCACTCCAATAGACCAGGCTCTAATTCAAATGAGCAGTGCATCCAACTCTGTGTGTTTGCTTGATGAGGAGCTGCTACACCTAG GTCTGGATGATCCTCCTTCAAATGGAACCCCAGAGTTAGCGTCAAACGCTAAGTGTGATATATTCCAG GTGGACAGTCAAGAAATTGATTTCTTCATAGGATCTGCACTGGAGCCTGTGATCACCAAAGCCATCCCCTTGCTAGCACAGCCAGCAAAACCAATTGTTGCCCCAACTATTACATCCCAATCCACTCCCACTGCTTATCCTCCATTGTTTAATGCTGCCCCAGAATTATGTACAGCAGTGGCGGCGCCTGCTTCTCCTGCTGGGGGCATTGTGATGCATGAATTAGAAGTGCTTGGGCAGCAGCTTCTACAGGAGGCAAAAGG gGCATCGGCAAAGACCACAAGCTCTTCTGTTGCTTTAAATGCTATGCCCACCTTTTCAGTGGTGAAACCTCAAAATCATGTCACAGCTGTAACTCCTTCTTCTGCATATTGTTCTGTGCCAGTGGCCCCTGGTAGCTTTGTTTTTCCACTACATCAGCAGGAAAGCCCACAGAAAGGCTCCCTTATATCCTTGGCTAATGTGACAGTGCCActggaaacaataaaaacaa GTTCCCTCCTGCCAGTGACTGCTTATGATAAGAACGGTTTCCGCATTCTGCTGCATTTTGCCAAGGACTGCCCACCCGACCGTCCAGATGTTTTGGTTGTAGTAATCTCTATGCTGAACACAGCTCCTCTGCCAATACAAAATATTCTTTTCCAGGCAGCAGTTCCCAAG ACAATGAAGGTGAAGTTACAGCCTCCTTCTGGGACAGAGATGGCAGCATTCAATCCTATCCTACCCCCTGCATCAGTCACACAAGTCATGTTGCTGGCAAACCCACTTAAG GAAAAAGTGCGGCTCAGGTATAAGCTATCATTTACAATGGGAGAAGAATTTGGCACAGAGGTGGGAGAAGTGGACCAGTTTCCAAGCCCAGATCTCTGGGGAAAACTATGA